From the genome of Pelobacter propionicus DSM 2379, one region includes:
- a CDS encoding HIT family protein, with protein sequence MERIWAPWRMTYLASPVREVGCVFCKVRDTAGQDRELLVLARGKHSLIMLNRYPYTCGHLMVVAARHTAELDDLDDSELLDLMRGVRRARALLREVARPDGFNIGVNLGKAGGAAIEEHLHIHVVPRWIGDTNFMATCGGVRVIPDGLLESYDRLYQALGRCP encoded by the coding sequence ATGGAAAGAATCTGGGCGCCGTGGCGCATGACCTATCTGGCGTCTCCGGTCAGGGAGGTCGGTTGCGTATTTTGCAAGGTGCGGGATACGGCCGGCCAGGACCGTGAACTGCTGGTGCTGGCGAGGGGGAAACATTCGCTGATCATGCTCAACCGCTACCCCTATACCTGCGGTCATCTGATGGTTGTGGCCGCACGGCACACGGCTGAACTGGATGACCTGGATGATAGCGAATTGCTGGACCTTATGCGGGGCGTGCGGAGGGCGCGTGCCCTTTTGCGGGAGGTGGCACGGCCCGATGGTTTCAATATCGGTGTCAACCTGGGCAAGGCCGGCGGAGCGGCCATTGAGGAACATCTGCATATTCATGTCGTTCCGCGCTGGATCGGAGATACCAACTTCATGGCGACCTGTGGAGGGGTGAGGGTCATTCCCGACGGACTGCTGGAATCCTACGACCGACTGTATCAGGCCCTGGGGAGATGTCCCTGA
- a CDS encoding SemiSWEET family sugar transporter has translation MNPTNVGLVAGTLTSIAALPQVIKTLRTRHTRDISIWQPLLLSVGVALWMVYGMLIHDLPLILANIIPLACNCGLCVLKLYYDHNDGISP, from the coding sequence GTGAACCCAACCAACGTCGGTCTTGTGGCAGGCACCCTCACCAGCATTGCCGCCCTTCCCCAGGTGATCAAGACCCTGCGAACCCGCCATACCAGGGACATCTCCATCTGGCAGCCACTGCTGCTGTCTGTGGGCGTTGCGCTCTGGATGGTTTACGGCATGCTTATCCACGATTTGCCGCTGATCCTGGCCAACATCATCCCGCTGGCTTGCAACTGCGGCCTATGCGTCCTGAAGCTGTACTATGACCACAACGACGGCATCTCGCCATGA
- a CDS encoding HDOD domain-containing protein produces the protein MDTRTLPTLPGVILKLNELSESNRASVQEMARIVTSDQALSARILRLANSPSYGFYRVSTISNAMILLGVNVVKSLALSSSFFEIMENDSVGLWEHSLGVGAAANLIAGKLKLPESEEIATAGLLHDIGKVVISLKCRDAESRIRSAVREKQLFSREAEQEMLDTDHAEVGAWLAKCWFLPDKLSEPIAFHHDVSRAMNHRVKTAVVHLADVLIKASGFGNGGDCLVPLIQQEAWDLLRLTDQQLAELVDELEDKLIEVKCFSQEMQA, from the coding sequence ATGGATACGCGAACCTTGCCGACACTGCCGGGGGTTATCCTCAAGCTCAACGAGCTCTCGGAGAGCAACAGGGCTTCGGTGCAGGAGATGGCCAGGATCGTTACCTCCGATCAGGCGCTTTCCGCCCGCATCCTGCGGCTGGCAAACTCCCCTTCCTACGGTTTTTACCGGGTTTCGACCATTTCCAATGCCATGATCCTGCTGGGGGTCAATGTGGTCAAGAGTCTGGCGCTCTCCTCTTCCTTCTTCGAGATCATGGAAAACGACAGCGTCGGATTGTGGGAGCACTCCCTGGGAGTCGGCGCGGCGGCCAACCTGATAGCCGGCAAGCTCAAGCTTCCCGAGAGCGAGGAGATAGCAACCGCCGGGCTGTTGCACGATATCGGCAAGGTGGTCATCTCCCTGAAGTGTCGTGATGCAGAGAGTCGCATCCGTTCCGCTGTCAGGGAAAAACAGCTCTTCTCGCGGGAAGCGGAACAGGAAATGCTCGACACCGATCATGCCGAGGTGGGCGCCTGGCTTGCAAAGTGCTGGTTTTTGCCGGACAAGCTGAGCGAGCCGATCGCTTTTCACCACGACGTCAGCCGGGCAATGAACCACCGGGTGAAAACCGCCGTGGTGCATCTTGCCGATGTGCTCATCAAGGCCAGCGGCTTCGGGAATGGCGGAGACTGTCTGGTTCCCTTGATCCAGCAGGAAGCCTGGGATCTGCTCAGGCTGACCGATCAGCAACTTGCCGAGCTTGTGGATGAACTGGAAGATAAGCTAATTGAAGTAAAGTGTTTCAGTCAGGAGATGCAGGCGTAA
- a CDS encoding ROK family protein yields MTERNTLAIAVDIGGTNLRFALVDAAGCVLSRNRTLSRIDHGRDPFCRRLLEGISGMEHEASARGASVVGIGVGVPGLVGRDGMIHASVNMRPLDGFVLSRFLEQQTSLPSTCDNDANLIARGEAAHGAGRGLHSFVVITLGTGVGSGLVLDGRIWNGVGGFAAEFGHVTVEPEGAPCSCGNRGCLEQYASASAIARIAGELIKGGQVDDASPLDAARVARLARQGWVEAQTAFEVAGRYLGIALASLTTTLNLEAAIICGGVAPSLELMRPSLVNELRMRCFSQILADFSILRGELGDDAGLLGAAATIRARAAHDVPGDSLAT; encoded by the coding sequence ATGACGGAAAGGAACACTCTCGCCATAGCCGTTGATATCGGCGGCACCAATCTCCGCTTCGCCCTCGTGGATGCCGCCGGTTGCGTTCTCTCCCGCAACCGGACTCTCAGTCGTATCGACCATGGCCGCGACCCCTTCTGCCGTCGCCTCCTGGAGGGAATCTCCGGGATGGAGCACGAGGCTTCCGCGAGGGGGGCGTCCGTCGTCGGTATTGGCGTCGGTGTGCCCGGACTCGTTGGCAGGGATGGAATGATCCATGCCTCGGTCAACATGCGCCCCCTGGACGGTTTTGTCCTGTCCAGATTTCTGGAACAGCAGACTTCACTGCCGTCCACATGCGACAATGACGCCAACCTCATCGCCCGGGGAGAGGCAGCCCACGGTGCCGGTCGCGGGCTGCACTCCTTCGTGGTGATCACCCTCGGAACGGGGGTGGGGAGCGGGCTTGTTCTCGACGGTCGGATCTGGAACGGTGTCGGCGGTTTTGCCGCGGAATTCGGCCATGTTACGGTTGAGCCGGAAGGGGCGCCCTGTAGCTGCGGCAACAGGGGCTGTCTGGAACAGTATGCCTCAGCCAGCGCGATTGCCCGCATCGCGGGGGAACTCATCAAGGGGGGGCAGGTGGATGATGCCTCCCCGCTGGACGCGGCCCGGGTCGCCCGACTGGCCCGCCAGGGGTGGGTGGAGGCGCAGACGGCATTCGAGGTGGCTGGCCGCTATCTGGGGATTGCCCTGGCCTCGTTGACCACGACCCTCAACCTGGAGGCGGCAATCATCTGCGGCGGCGTGGCGCCCAGTCTGGAGTTGATGCGCCCCTCCCTGGTCAATGAACTGCGGATGCGCTGTTTTTCCCAAATCCTTGCCGATTTTTCAATCCTGCGGGGCGAACTGGGTGACGACGCCGGGTTGCTGGGGGCAGCCGCGACAATACGTGCCAGGGCCGCCCATGATGTCCCTGGTGACTCCTTGGCCACTTGA
- a CDS encoding nitrite/sulfite reductase domain-containing protein produces MKKDILEKGAILQRDRETYAIAPHIPGGLTDSATLRKICAVADRYGLQLKLTSAQRIMLIGIREDDLDRVWSELAEKPGAAIGLCVRSVKICPGTTYCKRGVQDSISLGLKIDDKYHAMVLPNKMKMGVSGCMVSCAESALKDIGIVATAKGWRILVGGNAGARPRLADLLTDVEADEERVLEVVDRIVSWYRGCGREVRLGRLVEEMGIDAFRQQILG; encoded by the coding sequence GTGAAAAAGGATATTCTTGAAAAAGGCGCCATTCTGCAGCGGGACCGTGAAACCTATGCCATTGCTCCCCACATCCCGGGGGGGCTCACCGACAGCGCCACACTGCGCAAGATCTGCGCTGTGGCCGACAGGTATGGCCTGCAGCTGAAGCTTACCTCGGCCCAGCGCATCATGCTGATCGGCATCAGGGAGGATGACCTGGACAGGGTCTGGAGCGAACTGGCGGAGAAGCCTGGCGCTGCCATCGGCCTCTGCGTGCGCAGCGTCAAGATCTGCCCCGGAACGACCTACTGCAAGAGAGGGGTGCAGGATTCCATCTCGCTGGGGCTCAAGATTGATGACAAGTACCACGCCATGGTCCTGCCCAACAAGATGAAGATGGGGGTCTCCGGATGCATGGTTTCCTGCGCCGAATCGGCATTGAAGGATATCGGCATCGTTGCCACGGCAAAGGGATGGAGGATTCTGGTGGGGGGTAACGCCGGTGCGCGCCCCCGCCTGGCTGATCTTCTCACCGATGTGGAGGCCGACGAGGAGCGGGTGTTGGAGGTCGTCGACAGGATCGTCAGTTGGTACCGCGGTTGCGGACGCGAGGTGCGTCTCGGTCGCCTGGTGGAGGAGATGGGTATCGACGCCTTCCGCCAGCAGATCCTGGGTTGA
- the nadC gene encoding carboxylating nicotinate-nucleotide diphosphorylase, with the protein MLTLDRFIDAALAEDIHTGDITTRALLPKKRPATARLVAKEDFVLAGISVAERVFDRLGGSPVDFAARAVDGELIASGSVFATLEGDAADLLMGERVALNLLQRMCGVATITSHFVQAVRGTRTRIVDTRKTTPGLRELEKYAVRVGGGFNHRTGLYDGVLIKENHIAAAGGIGEAISRARAYIPHTLKIEIETETLAQVEEALTAGADVIMLDNMTLDDMRAAVSLVSGRVPLEASGGVSLDTVRAIAETGVDIISVGALTHSARAMDISMLLE; encoded by the coding sequence ATGCTTACACTTGACCGATTCATCGATGCTGCCCTGGCCGAAGACATTCACACCGGAGATATCACCACCCGTGCCCTCCTGCCGAAGAAGCGGCCGGCAACCGCGCGCCTGGTGGCCAAGGAAGACTTCGTGCTGGCCGGCATCTCTGTTGCCGAAAGGGTTTTTGACCGCCTTGGCGGCTCTCCCGTTGATTTTGCCGCCCGCGCCGTCGACGGAGAGTTGATCGCCAGCGGGAGCGTCTTCGCTACCCTGGAGGGGGATGCGGCCGACCTGCTCATGGGTGAGCGGGTTGCCCTCAACCTGCTGCAGCGCATGTGCGGTGTCGCCACCATCACCTCCCACTTCGTCCAGGCGGTGCGGGGGACCAGGACGCGTATCGTGGATACCCGCAAGACCACCCCCGGCCTGCGGGAGCTGGAAAAGTACGCCGTCCGGGTGGGCGGGGGCTTTAACCACCGCACCGGGCTGTACGACGGCGTGCTGATCAAGGAAAACCACATTGCCGCGGCTGGCGGCATTGGCGAGGCTATCAGCCGCGCCCGGGCATATATTCCCCATACCCTGAAAATCGAGATCGAGACTGAGACCCTGGCACAGGTTGAAGAAGCGCTGACTGCGGGGGCCGATGTGATCATGCTGGACAACATGACTCTGGATGATATGCGTGCGGCTGTCTCGCTGGTATCCGGTCGTGTGCCGCTGGAGGCGTCGGGAGGTGTCTCGCTGGATACGGTGAGAGCCATTGCCGAAACAGGGGTCGACATCATCTCGGTCGGCGCCCTGACCCATTCGGCGCGGGCCATGGACATATCGATGCTGCTTGAATAG
- the ppdK gene encoding pyruvate, phosphate dikinase: MTRKWVYLFDELDQASSYVGGKWDNVRGLLGGKGANLAEMTRIGLPVPPGFTVTTEACNAYLDAGMAFPEDMWQQELAALAEVEKKTGKKFGDPGNPLLVSCRSGAKFSMPGMMDTVLNIGLNEETVQSMIKSTGDARFVYDSYRRLIQMFGSVVMGVPDEPFEEVITEVRKKRRVKSDAELTAEDWMSIGERFRDIFRRYNRIDFPTDPLEQLRLATEAVFKSWNGKRAIDYRNAAKIAHDLGTAVNIQTMVFGNMGNDSATGVAMTRNATTGEKRIEGDYLINAQGEDVVAGIRATDPVEKMAQTMPASWEQFVEITRILEKHYRNMQDVEFTVERGKLWMLQTRDGKRTAQASVRIAVEMVDEGLISSEEAVMRVTPEQVDFFLHPQFNPHSKKAAGAEGRLLASGLNVSPGAAVGMVAFDADLAEAWAKKEGKKVVMVRPETKPDDVHGMLAAEGILTSRGGRTSHAALVARQFGKPAVVGVAALEIDMSQRLMIVKEQVIEEGDWISIDGSTGEVFLGRLDTMVPDISDPWLKRLLVMADSFRRLGVWANADYPDDAKRAREYGAGGIGLCRTEHMFFQSERLSFVQKMIMTNQPTERREALDALLPFQREDFIGLFRAMHGLPVIIRLIDPPLHEFLPNYESLMTGLADNKIRLLRAANLHEIDELLRKIEDDEHVLGRVQDLHEANPMLGLRGVRLGIMMPDLTQMQVRAIFEAACQCTKEGIDVHPEVMIPLTSHVNELKVQREALEEVARQVLEEQGVVIDYKFGTMIEIPRAALTADEIAGHAQFFSFGTNDLTQTTFGISRDDAEKGFLIDYIQSGILPDNPFETIDRNGVAQLMAIGVERGRKTRPGLEVGICGEHGGDPKSIAICHELGLNYVSCSPFRVPIARLAAAQAALRERMTDG, encoded by the coding sequence ATGACGAGAAAATGGGTGTACCTGTTCGATGAACTGGACCAGGCATCGAGCTACGTCGGTGGAAAATGGGATAATGTGCGGGGGTTGTTGGGGGGCAAGGGCGCAAACCTGGCGGAAATGACCAGGATCGGCCTGCCGGTGCCTCCCGGATTTACCGTCACGACCGAGGCTTGTAACGCCTATCTGGACGCTGGAATGGCTTTCCCCGAAGATATGTGGCAGCAGGAACTCGCCGCACTGGCCGAGGTGGAGAAGAAGACCGGCAAGAAATTCGGCGATCCGGGCAACCCCCTGCTTGTATCCTGCCGCTCAGGGGCCAAGTTCTCCATGCCGGGCATGATGGATACGGTTCTCAACATCGGGCTGAACGAGGAGACAGTCCAGAGCATGATCAAAAGCACGGGGGATGCGCGCTTTGTCTATGATTCCTACCGCCGGCTGATACAGATGTTCGGATCCGTGGTAATGGGTGTTCCCGATGAACCGTTCGAGGAGGTCATTACCGAAGTACGTAAAAAACGCCGGGTAAAGAGCGACGCCGAACTGACCGCCGAAGATTGGATGAGCATTGGCGAACGCTTCAGGGATATTTTCCGCCGCTACAACCGCATAGATTTTCCGACCGATCCGCTGGAACAGCTGCGGTTGGCCACCGAGGCGGTATTCAAATCCTGGAACGGCAAGCGGGCTATCGACTACCGTAACGCTGCAAAAATAGCCCATGACCTTGGCACGGCGGTGAACATCCAGACCATGGTCTTTGGCAATATGGGAAACGACAGCGCCACCGGTGTTGCCATGACACGCAATGCGACCACGGGGGAGAAGAGGATCGAGGGCGACTACCTGATTAACGCCCAGGGAGAGGATGTTGTTGCCGGTATCCGTGCCACCGACCCGGTGGAGAAGATGGCCCAGACCATGCCGGCATCCTGGGAACAGTTTGTTGAAATCACCCGTATCCTCGAAAAGCATTACCGCAACATGCAGGACGTGGAATTCACCGTGGAACGGGGCAAGCTCTGGATGCTGCAGACCCGCGATGGCAAACGCACAGCCCAGGCTTCCGTCCGCATAGCCGTCGAGATGGTGGACGAGGGGCTTATATCCAGCGAGGAAGCGGTCATGCGCGTGACTCCCGAACAGGTGGACTTCTTCCTGCATCCCCAGTTCAATCCGCACTCAAAGAAAGCCGCCGGTGCGGAGGGGCGTCTGCTGGCCAGCGGTCTGAACGTGTCTCCCGGAGCCGCCGTGGGCATGGTTGCCTTTGACGCTGACCTTGCCGAAGCCTGGGCGAAGAAGGAGGGGAAAAAGGTTGTCATGGTCAGGCCCGAAACAAAGCCAGACGACGTGCATGGCATGCTCGCAGCCGAAGGGATCCTGACCAGTCGCGGCGGACGCACGAGCCATGCGGCCCTCGTCGCACGCCAGTTCGGCAAGCCGGCCGTGGTCGGTGTTGCCGCCCTTGAGATAGACATGTCCCAGCGCCTGATGATCGTGAAAGAGCAGGTGATCGAGGAAGGGGACTGGATATCCATAGACGGGTCTACCGGTGAGGTGTTCCTGGGTCGGCTGGATACGATGGTGCCGGATATCTCTGATCCATGGCTGAAGCGCCTGCTCGTCATGGCCGACAGTTTCCGTCGACTGGGCGTCTGGGCCAACGCAGACTACCCCGATGACGCCAAGCGCGCGCGGGAGTACGGTGCCGGCGGCATCGGCCTTTGCCGCACCGAGCATATGTTTTTTCAGAGCGAGCGGCTTTCCTTTGTGCAGAAGATGATCATGACCAACCAGCCGACGGAGCGCCGCGAGGCGCTGGATGCGTTGCTCCCCTTCCAGCGAGAGGATTTCATCGGCCTGTTCCGTGCCATGCACGGTCTGCCGGTGATTATCCGCCTTATCGATCCTCCTCTGCATGAGTTTCTGCCGAACTACGAGTCGCTGATGACCGGGCTTGCCGACAACAAGATCCGTCTGCTGCGCGCCGCCAACCTGCACGAGATTGACGAACTGCTGCGCAAGATCGAGGATGACGAACATGTTCTCGGCCGCGTGCAGGACCTTCATGAGGCCAACCCCATGCTCGGCCTGCGCGGTGTGCGTCTGGGTATCATGATGCCGGACCTGACCCAGATGCAGGTGCGGGCTATTTTCGAGGCTGCCTGCCAATGCACGAAAGAGGGGATCGATGTGCATCCCGAGGTGATGATTCCGCTCACCAGCCATGTCAATGAACTGAAGGTGCAGCGCGAGGCGCTGGAGGAGGTGGCCCGACAGGTGCTTGAGGAGCAGGGTGTCGTCATCGACTACAAGTTCGGCACGATGATTGAGATACCGCGCGCGGCCCTGACCGCCGACGAGATCGCCGGTCATGCCCAGTTCTTCTCATTCGGTACCAACGACCTGACCCAGACCACCTTTGGCATCAGCCGTGACGATGCAGAGAAAGGGTTTCTTATCGATTACATCCAGTCCGGCATCCTCCCGGATAACCCGTTTGAGACGATCGACCGGAATGGTGTGGCGCAGTTGATGGCAATCGGCGTCGAGCGTGGTAGGAAGACCCGTCCCGGGCTTGAAGTCGGCATCTGTGGCGAGCATGGGGGCGATCCCAAGTCCATTGCCATCTGTCACGAACTGGGGCTCAATTACGTCAGCTGTTCACCGTTCCGGGTGCCGATTGCGCGCCTGGCGGCTGCCCAGGCGGCACTTCGTGAGAGGATGACGGATGGCTAG
- a CDS encoding tetratricopeptide repeat protein, translating to MSSKKDKLIAEAQRYALRGQLDKAVKAYEQVVALDPSAINQRQRLAELLVKAGRIDNARNEFEEIGKYYTTNGYYLKAIAVYKKLQVMFPGDMDITLKLAELNEKHGLAANALAEYKQVYDYHEKNGNSDAALSVLEKMHAVDQQNVGIMLKLAEAYCQAGNRDESYDIFSRLATLLQERGDSAGLGRLNSRIQQLFPEKNGFMLDVLAGQVRGDAASTLGAVGALQTMLKSTPDDRRIWELVIEAYQRLDQPERVRIAYQHCIRFFSDEVSVQKGLLECLIAEKDLQEAISLLDRYEQNFIDKDALGDLRDIYRSLELVDPINMRVILGLKRTLTALGDGEGAAALNHKIDSLQTFSDSHAAVRTTDAAAGGMQPGVPSAESDGADQELELSLGEPETVGMEPSAAEPVAFDFSEPPELEVEIEIDEDSGPFAALSPDAAVPGVAEEAWLEAVEDVFDAAAGSERSVKFGSEVEITDAQSHYDLGVAFKEMGLFDEALNEFRQAADDPLRRVACLVLQGTCLREKGALEAAETVLRDLLRGELAVEDSCSVKYELALVCEAAGKSEEAASLLAEIDVAQPGFRDVRSRLDASGNKLSLDFSDEDLRGFDL from the coding sequence GTGAGTTCAAAGAAGGATAAGCTCATAGCGGAAGCACAGCGGTATGCGCTTCGCGGCCAGCTGGACAAGGCAGTGAAGGCTTATGAACAGGTCGTTGCCCTGGATCCCTCCGCCATAAATCAGCGACAGCGACTGGCTGAGCTCTTGGTTAAAGCCGGGCGTATTGACAACGCCCGCAACGAGTTTGAGGAGATCGGTAAATATTACACAACCAACGGCTACTACCTGAAGGCCATCGCCGTCTACAAGAAACTCCAGGTAATGTTTCCCGGCGATATGGACATTACGCTGAAGCTGGCCGAGCTCAACGAAAAACATGGCCTGGCCGCGAACGCCCTGGCCGAGTACAAGCAGGTCTACGATTACCACGAGAAAAACGGCAACAGTGACGCTGCCCTGAGTGTCCTCGAAAAGATGCATGCCGTTGACCAGCAGAATGTCGGAATCATGCTGAAGCTGGCCGAGGCGTACTGTCAGGCAGGCAACCGCGACGAATCCTACGATATCTTCAGTCGCCTGGCGACGCTGCTTCAGGAACGGGGCGACAGTGCGGGGCTGGGCAGGCTGAACTCCCGCATACAGCAACTATTTCCGGAAAAGAACGGTTTCATGTTGGATGTGCTGGCTGGACAGGTGCGGGGTGACGCCGCGAGCACACTCGGCGCGGTCGGCGCCCTGCAGACCATGCTGAAGAGCACTCCTGACGACAGGCGGATCTGGGAACTTGTCATCGAGGCCTACCAGCGCCTCGACCAGCCAGAGCGGGTCAGGATAGCCTATCAGCACTGTATCAGGTTCTTTTCTGACGAAGTCTCCGTGCAGAAAGGCTTGCTGGAGTGCCTGATTGCCGAAAAGGACCTGCAAGAAGCAATCTCGCTGCTGGACAGGTACGAGCAGAACTTTATCGACAAGGATGCCCTTGGCGACCTGCGGGACATCTACAGGTCGCTTGAACTGGTCGATCCCATCAACATGCGTGTCATCTTGGGATTGAAGCGGACCCTTACTGCGCTGGGGGACGGAGAGGGCGCCGCCGCGCTGAACCACAAGATTGACTCCCTGCAGACGTTCTCCGACAGCCATGCTGCTGTCCGGACGACGGACGCAGCCGCCGGCGGGATGCAGCCGGGTGTGCCCTCCGCGGAGTCGGATGGTGCGGATCAGGAGCTTGAGCTCTCCCTTGGGGAGCCAGAAACGGTCGGAATGGAGCCGTCTGCGGCGGAGCCTGTCGCGTTCGATTTTTCCGAACCGCCGGAGCTCGAGGTTGAAATCGAGATCGATGAAGATTCCGGGCCTTTTGCCGCCCTGTCCCCGGATGCTGCCGTTCCCGGCGTTGCCGAGGAGGCTTGGCTTGAAGCGGTGGAGGATGTTTTTGACGCGGCTGCCGGTTCGGAACGGAGCGTTAAGTTTGGCAGCGAGGTGGAAATAACCGATGCTCAGTCGCACTACGATCTGGGTGTTGCGTTCAAAGAGATGGGGCTCTTCGATGAAGCGCTCAACGAGTTCCGCCAGGCTGCCGATGATCCGTTGCGCCGGGTCGCCTGCCTCGTCCTCCAGGGAACCTGTCTGCGGGAGAAGGGGGCTCTGGAAGCTGCCGAGACGGTGCTGCGCGATCTGCTGAGGGGCGAGTTGGCCGTAGAGGACAGCTGTTCGGTCAAATACGAGCTGGCGCTGGTTTGCGAGGCCGCCGGCAAGTCAGAAGAAGCCGCCAGCCTGCTGGCCGAGATCGATGTGGCCCAGCCCGGTTTCCGCGATGTCCGTTCCCGTCTGGACGCCTCTGGGAATAAGCTGTCGCTAGATTTTTCCGATGAAGATCTGCGGGGTTTCGATTTGTAG
- a CDS encoding RNA methyltransferase: MNEPDNSIADSVSIVMVEPQSPGNIGMVCRAMKNMGLSRLRLVKGCDRFHPESLKFAVSAKDLLERAELYDDLASALADCALTVGTTRRHGKYRQEILSPPQVATLLRTRAQGDCRGALVFGREDSGLTTDELSLCRWHATIPTSSEYGSLNLSQAVLLFCYELGKASDSPGGGRTEIPATSAEMETLFSQMDTSLQRIGFLNEQNPGHIMRSLRRILFRSELDNRELAILRGMFSQVDWACSGFDGRKRL; this comes from the coding sequence ATGAACGAACCAGACAACAGCATCGCGGACAGTGTTTCCATCGTCATGGTGGAACCGCAATCACCCGGCAACATCGGCATGGTCTGTCGCGCCATGAAGAACATGGGGCTCTCCCGCCTGCGCCTGGTGAAAGGGTGCGACCGATTTCACCCCGAATCACTCAAGTTCGCGGTCTCGGCCAAGGATCTGCTGGAGCGGGCGGAGTTGTACGACGACCTGGCATCCGCCCTGGCAGACTGCGCCCTGACCGTGGGAACCACCCGCCGCCACGGCAAGTACCGCCAGGAGATACTCTCCCCTCCCCAGGTGGCCACCCTACTCAGGACGCGGGCACAGGGCGACTGCAGGGGAGCTCTCGTCTTCGGCCGCGAGGACAGCGGCCTGACCACCGATGAACTATCCCTCTGCCGCTGGCACGCGACCATCCCCACCTCCAGCGAGTATGGCTCCCTCAACCTGTCCCAGGCGGTCCTACTGTTCTGCTATGAGTTGGGCAAGGCCAGTGACTCTCCCGGTGGGGGCAGAACGGAAATACCGGCCACCTCGGCCGAAATGGAGACGCTCTTCAGCCAGATGGATACCAGCTTGCAGCGCATCGGCTTTCTCAACGAACAGAACCCCGGCCACATCATGCGTTCCCTGCGCAGGATTCTCTTTCGTTCCGAACTGGATAACCGCGAACTGGCCATCCTGCGAGGCATGTTCTCCCAGGTGGACTGGGCCTGCTCCGGCTTCGACGGCAGGAAGCGCCTGTGA
- a CDS encoding diguanylate cyclase has product MLVTTDASLATHAQVRLLSKGYLVVCITRSDEVLNTVYDDPPDMMVVDLSTGNDGSAEMIASLRGDSFFSAIPIIGLVKPCDAGAFEWENCPLDDFIQLPLDYNELFCRISLALFRIKRIFDNNPLTRLPGNTSIQRAIEESMGKPLAVCYLDINCFKPYNDVYGFGRGDEVIRMLGRIIFNAVRESGGGFCGHVGGDDFVAIVPMERAEVVCQTVIAYFDRIVLDLFDEETKARGYYNGINRKGAMDQIPLLSVSIGVVPTDSPHLRHAAKVAEVAADLKAQAKDSKKSCYIMDRRRG; this is encoded by the coding sequence ATGTTGGTGACAACCGATGCCTCCCTGGCAACCCATGCCCAGGTACGCCTGTTGAGCAAGGGGTACCTGGTCGTCTGTATTACCCGCAGCGACGAGGTCCTTAATACCGTCTACGACGATCCTCCCGATATGATGGTCGTGGATCTCTCGACGGGTAACGACGGCAGCGCCGAAATGATAGCCAGCCTGCGGGGTGACAGCTTCTTCAGTGCCATCCCGATCATCGGCCTGGTTAAGCCGTGCGATGCCGGCGCCTTTGAATGGGAAAATTGTCCCCTGGACGATTTTATCCAGTTGCCGCTCGATTATAACGAACTCTTCTGCCGCATCTCTCTGGCGCTCTTCCGCATCAAGCGCATCTTCGACAACAACCCTCTGACGCGCCTTCCCGGCAACACCTCCATCCAGCGGGCCATCGAGGAATCCATGGGCAAGCCGCTGGCGGTCTGCTACCTGGATATCAACTGCTTCAAGCCCTATAACGACGTGTACGGTTTCGGCCGCGGCGATGAGGTTATCCGCATGCTGGGGCGCATCATATTCAATGCGGTGCGGGAGTCGGGGGGCGGTTTCTGCGGCCATGTGGGAGGTGACGATTTCGTCGCCATCGTCCCCATGGAACGGGCGGAGGTGGTCTGCCAGACGGTCATCGCCTACTTTGACCGAATCGTGCTGGACCTGTTTGACGAAGAGACGAAGGCCCGCGGCTATTACAATGGCATCAACCGCAAAGGGGCTATGGATCAGATTCCGCTGCTCTCCGTCTCCATCGGCGTTGTCCCCACCGATTCTCCCCACCTGCGGCACGCCGCCAAGGTGGCGGAGGTGGCGGCGGATCTGAAGGCACAGGCCAAGGATTCCAAAAAGAGTTGCTATATCATGGACAGGCGGAGAGGGTAG